In Pseudomonas oryzihabitans, the DNA window TCGCGGCCGGCACCTGGAACCGCGCCCTGGATGCCGACGCCAGCAGCGAGGTCACTCCAGGCTTGACCGTCTACGTCGAGCAGGGCACCGCCCAGGCCGACACCATCTGGAAGCTGGTCACCGATGCGCCCATCACTCTGGGTACCACGGCGCTGAGCTTCACCGATATCACCAGCGGCTACGCTCCGCTAAGGTCGCCGGCGTTCACCGACAAGCCAACGGCGCCGCTGCCCTCGCAGTTCGACTCCTCGAACCTCCTGGCCACTACCGAGCACATCCGGCGCGCGGCGCTCCACTATCGCGCCCTGCCCAGTCTCTCGGCAGCGACCGCGCTGACGCTCGACCACCTCGGCGCCCTGATCCTCGCCGGCGCTGCAACCACCTTCACCTTGACGCTGCCGGCTATTTCTCTAGCGCGGTATCCGAAAGCCCAAGGTGCTGCCCTGTGTATCGCGGCGACAACCGCCGCCGGCGTGACCATCGCTGCGCCTGGAGAAGTGGCCATCACTACGGCGTCCGGTGAGTCCATCGCGAGCCTAACGCTCGGCCAGAACGACACCGCCGAGTTCGTATTCCTCAACGAAGGGGAATGGCGGCTGGTAGGTGGCTCGGTTGCCGATGGCTATGCCAATACGCTGCTACGCCGTACTCGCTCGATCATGGCGTCCATTACCTCTGGCGGCACCCCAGCGGCCAACCAAGCCTTCCGATGGACCAAAACCTATCCGGCTTTCAGAGCGCCTTGCGACGGTATGGTCCTGGCTGTCAGCCATCTCAATATGGGTAACACCCCCCAAGCCAGCATCAGCAATGTCGCCAAGATCACCGGAAGCACGTCAGGCAGTTTCTCGACAGGTGACAGCACGCCATTACCTATGAGCGACATCGCTGGGGTAGCTGTGGTGCGCGGTGAAACCGTGACGGTGTCGTGTGAGGCGTCAGGTTCAGCCACGTCGGTGACCTGGCCCTCTCTCACACATAACACCGCCTACTGGTTCATCCCATCCAACAACCTCGCCCTCTGACCAGGAGCCCCGACCATGCTCTACGCCATCCAATTCGACGTCCAGGGTCAACCACTCGCTCAATGCCTGTACCGCCTTGATAGTTACGACGCCTTCGAGTTGCCAGCCGACCAGCACGAATGCACCGAGGCCCAGTACCACGACTACGCCAGTCAGCGCCTGGTCAGCGGCAAGGTTCGGCTCGCGAGTGAGGCGGATCTTCTACCTGCCGCTGTCGCCGCACGCCTCGCCGTCATTGCCGAGGCGTGCAACACCACCATCCTCGAAGGCTTCGCGTCCAAGGCACTCGGCGCCGAACATCGCTACCCGGCCAAGTTGACCGACCAGAGCAACCTACAGGCGTCTGTGCTGGCCTCTCTCTTCCCCGGCCTGGCCGAAGATTGGGCCACCCCCTTCTGGTGCCAGGACGCCGCCGGCTCCTGGGCGTACCGGCCCCACACCGCTGCCCAGATCCAGCGGGTAGGCACCGATGGCAAGGACGCTATCAATGCCTGCATCGCCCAGAAGATCCAGCTCGAGGAGCAACTAGCCAAGGCCAAGACGCTGGCCGAGGTCGAGGCCATCACCTGGACGGCGCCGCAGTGATCCGCCTGGCCCTGTACAGGGCGCCGGGCGACACCTACGACCGTCTCATCCGCGCCTGGACCCGCAGCCCCTACTCGCATTGCGAGCTGGTGATGCCGGACGGTCGCTTTGTCACCAGCTCGCCCCGGGACGGAGGCGTGCGGGCCAAGGTGATCGCTCAGGATCCAGCGGTGTGGGACTTCCTGCCCCTACCCTGGATCCAAGCCGCTCACGTCGAGCAGCTGCTCGAGCAGGAAGCCGGCGCCGGCTACGACTGGCTCGGCATTCTCGGCAGCCAGATCCTGCCTGCCGGCATCCAGAGCCGGTCGCGGTGGTTTTGTTCGGAGTTTTGCGCACACGCCCTCGACGTGAAACAGCCGCACCGATACAGCCCAGGGAAGTTGGCTGCGACTAGCCGCCGTGTTCCAAATCTTCCTGCGTGATAACACTGCTTCTAACAGCACCAGTTCATCCCTAACCCGCGAAACTTCAGTCGAACATGGCATACATACTTCACCAGCACGTTGGTTGAGAAGCCGCTCTCAAATTTTCTACAAATAATGGCCCTTGGAGTTGTTACCATCCGGAAAGCTGGAAGCCTGCAGCAATAGACATCAAAGCCATGGAATATGACCTTAATGGACCACCCAGAAATCAAGCAACTTGCCAAGAACTATAGAAAAACTTTCGGCTATGAATTTAATAGCACAGCCAAAAGAGATCCAAAACTATACATATCTTTGTCTGCGCTCCTAATGATGATCCTCTGCCTTGCTCTGCTGCTATGGGATGCATCATTCCTATCACCAGACACCTTCTTTGTACTGATGTTAGTTTTTGAACTAACATTTATGCTTTTCCTAGCCCTCCATGGAGAGTCTCAGAAGGATAAAAAAACGGAGGTTTTCCGCAACTCATTAAACCTCGACAAAAACTTAACGACAGTCGAGCTTAAAGAGAAATGGATTTCCCTAAATCTTAAATACAGCAAAAGAGACTACTTCGAACTGGTTGAGGGAATTGAGAAAATTCAGGATTATTTAAAATCAAACCAAACTAAAAACCAATCTTATTTTGACCATTATATCAAGCTAGTAACGAGCTGGAGCAAGCCACTCAAGGTCTTAATGCTAAGCATCTTGGTTCCTCTTACCCTTTTCATTTTGAAGGCTACTCTAAAGAAAGAAAGCTGGACCACTTCAATTACATCCATCATGACCCCACCGAATTTCCAAATCGTAACGTTATGGGTATTCGGCATTGTGGTAGCCGGAGCAATAATATCCTTCCTCATGAGTATGGTTGCGTTGGCATTCGACTATCATCAGGACTTTAAAAAAGTTAAGGGCTGCAGTGAATCCAGCCTGGAGATACTAAAATATGACCTTGTTCGTTTTTCTGAAATAAAAATTGATAGCGAATCAGACAAGACAACTAAGTAGATTTTTTTTGTAGCGATGTTTATAACAAAAGCGGCCTAAGGAAAAGCTCAACTCAATCCGCCAGCCTGTGCAGCGTCACCTACCCACCTGCGCAGGCTTACCCCCCATGGCTGACTACCATCACGGCACGCGAGTCCAAGAGATCAATCAGGGCACGCGGTCCATCTCCACCGTTTCTACCGCCATCGTTGGCATGGTCTGCACCGGCAGCGATGCCGATGCCACCGCCTTCCCACTCAACACCCCGGTCCTGCTGACCAATGTCCAGGGCGCGGTCGGCAAGGCCGGCAACAAAGGCACGCTCGCGGCCTCCCTGCAGGCCATCGCCGACCAGGCCAAGCCCATGACCGTCGTAGTACGCGTGGCCGAAGGCACCACCGCGGCTGAGACCACGTCCAATATCATCGGCGGCGTCACCGCAGGTAGATACACCGGCATGAAGGCCCTGCTCGCCGCCAAGGCGCAGCTCGGCGTGGTGCCCCGCATCTTGGGCGTGCCAGGCCTGGACACCCAGCCCGTCACCACCGCCCTGGTGGCCATCGCCAAACAGCTGCGTGGCTTCGTCTACGCCAACTGCAACGGCTGCGCCACCAATGAAGAGGCCGTCGCCTACCGCAACCAGTTCGGCGCCCGCGAGCTCATGCTGCACTGGCCGGAATTCCTGGCCTGGTCCACCACCGAGAACAAGACCGTTACCGTCAACGCCACCGCCCGGGCCCTGGGCCTGCGCGCGCAGCTGGACCGCGACATCGGCTGGCACAAGACCCTGTCCAACGCCACCGTCGAGGGCGTGACTGGCATCAGCAAGGATGTGTTCTGGGATCTGCAGGACACCGCCACCGACAGCGACTACCTCAACAGCAACGAGGTGACCACGCTGATCAACCACGACGGCTATCGCTTCTGGGGCTCGCGCACCTGCAGCGAGGATCCGCTCTTCGCCTTCGAGAACTACACCCGCACCGCCCAGGTGCTGGCCGACACCATGGCCGAGGCGCATTTCTGGGCCGTGGACAAGCCGATGCACCCGAGCCTGGTGCGCGACCTGGTCGAGGGCATCAACGCCAAGTTTCGCGAGCTGACCCGCCAGGGCTACCTGCTGGGCGGCGAGTGCTGGTACGACGCCGACGCCAACGAGAAGGAGTCGCTCAAGGCCGGCAAGCTCTTCCTGGACTACGACTACACCCCCGTCCCGCCGCTGGAAGACCTGACCCTGTGCCAGCGCATCACCGATCGCTTCCTGGCTGACTTCGCGACCCGCGTGAACGCCTGATCCTGACCACTCGGCGCCCCCTGTGGCGCCCTCTGGAGAGCTGCCCCCATGGCCATGCCCCGCAAACTCAAGAACCTCAACCTCTTCAACGACGGCAACAGCTACCTCGGCATCGCCAAGGGCTGCACCCTGCCGCCCTTGGGCCGCAAGATGGAAGCCTTCCGCGGCGCCGGCATGAACGGCCCGGTCAAGGCCGACCTCGGTTTCTCTGATGACGGCATTCAGCTGGAATGGACTCTCGGCGGCCTGGATCTCGTCGCCCTAAAGCAATTCGGCGCCGTGGGCGCCGCAGCCGTACCCCTGCGCTTCGCCGGCGCCTACCAGCAGGACGACACCGGCGACGTCAGCGCGGTGGAAATCGTCGTCCGCGGCCGCCACGAAACCATCGACATGGGCGAGGCCACGCCCGGTGAAGACACCGAGCACAAGATCACCACCACGTGCAGCTACTACAAGCTGATCGTGGACGGCCAAACCGTTATCGAGATCGACCTCCTGGCCTTCGTCGAGAACGTCGGCGGTGAAGATCGCCTGGCCAAGCAGCGCGCCGTCCTCGGCATCTGACCCCTTTCTCGGCCCGCTCTGGCGGGCAAGCCCTAGCCTATTACCTGGAGTACCACCATGAGCACCACCACCCCTGAGAACGTCGTCGTCCTAGACCAGCCGATCGTCCGCGGCGAAACCACCATCGAGCAGATCACCTTACGCAAGCCCAACGCCGGCGAGCTGCGCGGCATCACCCTGTCCGACCTGCTGCAGTTGGACGTCAACGCCATCGTTCGCGTGACCCCGCGTATCAGTCAGCCCACCCTCACCGAGGCGGAGCTGCGCGCTATGGATCCGGCCGACTTGGTCGACGTGGGTGGGAAGATCGCTGGTTTTTTGCTGAAGAAGTCCGACAAGGCGGCGCTCTACCCCGCCACGTAGAGGATGCGATGGCGGATCTCGCCATCACCTTCCACTGGCACCCCGCTCAGCTCGACCAGCTGAGCGTTTCCGAACTGATGGACTGGCGCGAACGCGCCCGCAAGCGAGTCTCCCCCGATGGCCAATGACCTGCAGATCCGCGTCCTCCTGTCCGCCCTGGACA includes these proteins:
- a CDS encoding phage tail assembly protein; amino-acid sequence: MSTTTPENVVVLDQPIVRGETTIEQITLRKPNAGELRGITLSDLLQLDVNAIVRVTPRISQPTLTEAELRAMDPADLVDVGGKIAGFLLKKSDKAALYPAT
- a CDS encoding phage tail protein is translated as MSQTYYAILTAIGEAKLANAAALNTTLKLAKMAVGDGGGVVPTPNRSQTALVGEWYRAGLNTLAVDPNNTSQIIAELVIPEATGGSWIREMGLIDADGNLIAVANTPPSYKPQLAEGSGRTQVLRMVLVVSSTSAVELKIDPSVVLATRQYVDDAITVAVNRLDNKQSVRVATTANLALSGTPTVDGIALAVGDRILVKNQDTASQNGLYLVAAGTWNRALDADASSEVTPGLTVYVEQGTAQADTIWKLVTDAPITLGTTALSFTDITSGYAPLRSPAFTDKPTAPLPSQFDSSNLLATTEHIRRAALHYRALPSLSAATALTLDHLGALILAGAATTFTLTLPAISLARYPKAQGAALCIAATTAAGVTIAAPGEVAITTASGESIASLTLGQNDTAEFVFLNEGEWRLVGGSVADGYANTLLRRTRSIMASITSGGTPAANQAFRWTKTYPAFRAPCDGMVLAVSHLNMGNTPQASISNVAKITGSTSGSFSTGDSTPLPMSDIAGVAVVRGETVTVSCEASGSATSVTWPSLTHNTAYWFIPSNNLAL
- a CDS encoding phage major tail tube protein; the protein is MAMPRKLKNLNLFNDGNSYLGIAKGCTLPPLGRKMEAFRGAGMNGPVKADLGFSDDGIQLEWTLGGLDLVALKQFGAVGAAAVPLRFAGAYQQDDTGDVSAVEIVVRGRHETIDMGEATPGEDTEHKITTTCSYYKLIVDGQTVIEIDLLAFVENVGGEDRLAKQRAVLGI
- a CDS encoding phage tail sheath protein, which translates into the protein MADYHHGTRVQEINQGTRSISTVSTAIVGMVCTGSDADATAFPLNTPVLLTNVQGAVGKAGNKGTLAASLQAIADQAKPMTVVVRVAEGTTAAETTSNIIGGVTAGRYTGMKALLAAKAQLGVVPRILGVPGLDTQPVTTALVAIAKQLRGFVYANCNGCATNEEAVAYRNQFGARELMLHWPEFLAWSTTENKTVTVNATARALGLRAQLDRDIGWHKTLSNATVEGVTGISKDVFWDLQDTATDSDYLNSNEVTTLINHDGYRFWGSRTCSEDPLFAFENYTRTAQVLADTMAEAHFWAVDKPMHPSLVRDLVEGINAKFRELTRQGYLLGGECWYDADANEKESLKAGKLFLDYDYTPVPPLEDLTLCQRITDRFLADFATRVNA
- a CDS encoding GpE family phage tail protein, which codes for MADLAITFHWHPAQLDQLSVSELMDWRERARKRVSPDGQ